A region of the Thermodesulfobacteriota bacterium genome:
GAGCATCCGGCTGGCCGCCGGATTGGTCAGCACGATGCACCCGTCGCGATCACAGACCAGGACGCCATCGCCCATACAGTTGATGATCGTCTTCATCTTCGATTTCTCGGTGGCGATGTCCCGTAAAGATTTCTCCCTTTCACGGCGGAGGAACTCCGCCTCTTTCTGAAGGCTCCGCTTTTCGAGGGCCCGGCGGACGACGATCCGGAGCTGGTCGGGGGTGAAGGGCTTGGGGATGAAGTCATAGGCGCCCCGCTTCATGGCCTCGACGGCCGACTCGACCGTGGCGTAACCCGTGATGACGATGACGAGGAGGCTGGGATCGATCTCCCGAATATGTTCGAGGACCTCCATCCCGTTCATCCCGGGCATCATCAGGTCGAGGAGGATCACATCGATTTCGTTTGAACGATGTCGAATCACCTCCAGCCCGCTCTGCCCGTTTTCGGCTGTGATCACCCCCCAGCCATCCTTCGACAGGATCCGGGAAGACCCGTCGCGCATGATCTGTTCATCGTCGATCACGAGAATATTGGCTTGGCCCGGCATAACGTCTCCCCTCAGGAGAACCCCTCGGAGGATCCTTTCGTTCCCTCCCTCTCCTCATTTGGAGAGCAGGGTCTCGATCCTCTTTACCAAGACCTCGGGCTCAACCGGTTTATCGATGTAATCGTCCGCTTCGGTCTCCATCCCCATCTGCTGGGTGTAACGGGTGGTGGCGATCTTGGAGACCACGGCCGTCAGGAGGAGGACGGGAATGTTTCGCAACTGAGGGTCGGCTTTCAATTCCTTACAAACGGCGTACCCGTCCTTGTCCGGCATCATCACGTCGAGGACGATGAGATCGGGACTTTCAGACCTGGCCTTCTGCAATCCCTCGATGCCTCCGTAGGCCGCCGAGACCTCGTAATTCTTCGCCTCGAGGATCATGGAAACGGCTTCCACCAAATCGGGATCGTCGTCGACGATCAAGATCTTCTTCGCCATATCTCCCTCCTTCGTCGCATGTCCATTTTCTCAACCACCGCTCTTTTTCCCCTCCCTGCGAGGGGGCATGGAAATTTTTGGACCTTCCCCTCCGCGGTCCGTCTTATGTCAACTGAGGTCTGGGGAGCAGGCCGGCCATCTCGGCGATCTCCCTGACCTTCTCCTCCCACTCGATGGCCATGATGTGGACGCCCCGGACCCCGGGGATCTCCCGGAGCCTCTGGATCGTCTCGACACAGATCTTGATCCCCTCCTCGGCCTGCCTCTCCTTGGGGACTCCCCGAAGCCTCTCGATCAGCTCATCGGGCACATCCATCCCGGGGACCTGCGTCTTCATGTAGCGGGCCATCCCCACCGACTTCAGAGGCGTCACCCCGGCCAAAATCGCCACCTTCTCGTGCAACCCCCGATCCCTCACCATTTCCATCCACTTCTCGAACCGTGGCACATTGTAGATACACTGGGTCTGCAAAAACTCCACTCCCGCCCGGACCTTCTTGGCCAACCTCGCCGCCCGGATCTCAAAGGGATCGGCAAAGGGGTTCTCCGCCGCGCCGATGAAGAGCATGGGACGACCCTTGAGCTCCTCCCCTCCCAAAAACTTCCCCTCATCCCGCATCCACCTCACCGTCTGGATGAGCTGAATCGAATCGAGGTCGAAGACGTTCTTCGCCTTGGGATGATCCCCGAACTTCTGGTGATCTCCGGTGAGACAGAGGATGTTGTTGATCCCCAAGGCCGCCGCCCCCAGGATGTCGCTCTGGATCGCGATGCGGTTCCGATCCCGACAGACCATCTGGAGGATCGGGTCAAACCCCATCTCCTTCAGGATCAGACACGACGAGAGCGAACTCATCCGGACCACCGAGGTCTGGTTGTCCGTCACGTTGACCGCATCGACCACCCCTTTGAGCAAGGCCCCTTTCCTGCGGATCACCTCCGGATCCGCCCCCCTCGGCGGCCCGCACTCCGAGGTCACCACGAACTGCCCCGACTCCAAAATCCGCTCGATGTTGGACTTTGTCTTCATCGCCTCCGCTCCGATCTCACAACCGGAGATCCTCCCTCACCCGCTTCCGAGGACCCCCGTCCCTCGAAAAGGTCCAGTCCTTGATCGGGAGGATCTCTTCATATCGATCAAGCTGACCCAGGGCCTTGAGCCGATCGATGATAAGCTGCCAACCACAGTCCAGATCCCGATCCACCTCACACTTGCCCTGAGAGGAGCCTCCGCAAGGCCCGTTGAGAAGACTTTTGGCACAGCGGGCGATGGGACAGACCCCAGCCGTCAGATGGAGCACACACTGCCCACACCCCTGACACCGCTCCGCCCACACCCCCTGCTCCAAGGTCACCCCCAAAAAGCTCGTATCCACCGCGGGCAGGACCACCTTGTCCCGATACTTCTCCGCCACATATTGAATCCCCGCGCCGCAGGCCATCGAGAGGATCACCTCGTACTCCCCCACAAAGGGCCGGATCTGGTCAATATACTCATGGTCACACTGACGCTCCAAGGTATGCTCCCGGATCTCGATCGCCTCGCCCTGAGCCGCCCGATGAAGCCTCAGCTCCGAGGCCAACACCCCCACCTCCCGCTCCCCTCCCACCGCGCAGACCGTCACACACTCGTTACACCCCAAAAGGAGCACCTTTTTGTACGGTTTGAGCATCCCTAAAATCTCCTCAAAACCCTTCCGATTGGCCACGATCATGTCTTCCTCCGCTTCGGTTCAGGACCTTCTTCTCAAGGGCGATGGCCCCAAGGCCCTTATCCTCTCGGTCATCTCCCGGGCCACCTCCGCAAAGCGCTGACCCTGGGCTGAACTCATGTTGTACATCTCCAAACGACCCGCCCCCAACCCCACCTCCTCGAGCAACCCCTTCACATACTCCACCCGCTTCTTCGCCCGAAGGTTCCCCCTCAGGAAGTGACACTCCCCCTCCAGGCACCCGGCCAAATAGACCCCGTCCACCCCGGACTCGAAGGCCCGAAGGATCAACAACACATCCACCCGACCCGTGCAAGGGACCTTCACAATCTTTACGTTCGTCGGATACGAAAGCCTCATCGAACCTGCCAGGTCCGCCGCACTGTAGGCTCAATGCTCACAGCAGTAAGCCAAGATCTGGGGCTCAAAGTCAGAAACCGGAACACCCCCAGGACCCTCTTTCGCCTCTCGAATCGCCTCCATTGCCCCTCCTTCGATCTACCCCTCCTGACTCAGAAGGGC
Encoded here:
- a CDS encoding hydrogenase iron-sulfur subunit, coding for MAYCCEHUAYSAADLAGSMRLSYPTNVKIVKVPCTGRVDVLLILRAFESGVDGVYLAGCLEGECHFLRGNLRAKKRVEYVKGLLEEVGLGAGRLEMYNMSSAQGQRFAEVAREMTERIRALGPSPLRRRS
- a CDS encoding methylenetetrahydrofolate reductase C-terminal domain-containing protein, with the translated sequence MIVANRKGFEEILGMLKPYKKVLLLGCNECVTVCAVGGEREVGVLASELRLHRAAQGEAIEIREHTLERQCDHEYIDQIRPFVGEYEVILSMACGAGIQYVAEKYRDKVVLPAVDTSFLGVTLEQGVWAERCQGCGQCVLHLTAGVCPIARCAKSLLNGPCGGSSQGKCEVDRDLDCGWQLIIDRLKALGQLDRYEEILPIKDWTFSRDGGPRKRVREDLRL
- a CDS encoding methylenetetrahydrofolate reductase, with protein sequence MKTKSNIERILESGQFVVTSECGPPRGADPEVIRRKGALLKGVVDAVNVTDNQTSVVRMSSLSSCLILKEMGFDPILQMVCRDRNRIAIQSDILGAAALGINNILCLTGDHQKFGDHPKAKNVFDLDSIQLIQTVRWMRDEGKFLGGEELKGRPMLFIGAAENPFADPFEIRAARLAKKVRAGVEFLQTQCIYNVPRFEKWMEMVRDRGLHEKVAILAGVTPLKSVGMARYMKTQVPGMDVPDELIERLRGVPKERQAEEGIKICVETIQRLREIPGVRGVHIMAIEWEEKVREIAEMAGLLPRPQLT
- a CDS encoding response regulator, encoding MAKKILIVDDDPDLVEAVSMILEAKNYEVSAAYGGIEGLQKARSESPDLIVLDVMMPDKDGYAVCKELKADPQLRNIPVLLLTAVVSKIATTRYTQQMGMETEADDYIDKPVEPEVLVKRIETLLSK